A segment of the Temnothorax longispinosus isolate EJ_2023e unplaced genomic scaffold, Tlon_JGU_v1 HiC_scaffold_118, whole genome shotgun sequence genome:
ctctctctctctctcccgctctggaaaatttcgtaaccaatttccaaaaagataccgattcccaaaaaatcggtaacgaaaaaactatacagtttataacactccccgggaaattctacccctatttcatatataattttttgcgattggtcaattaattcccgaaaaatttgaaaaatttctgataccggcttccaaaaaaatcggtaacgaaaaattatacactttatagcattcctcggaaaattctacccccgtttcatatacaattctttgagattcggtcaattattttccgaaaattaaaaaaaattagaaaaaccggtttccagaaaatcggtaacaaaaaactatacacattatgacactccccggaaaattctactcctgtttcatatatatttctttgaaattcggtcaattatttcccgaaaaaatgaaaaaatgtcgaataccggttcccaaaaagatcggtaacgaaaaattatacattctataacactccccggaaaattctacccctacttcatatacaatactttcaaaaccagtcgaatagtttaagagtgcataaaggacatacatacatacatacatacatacattcatttttatatatatagataatatgtaatttacaaatgTTATAGGTCAACTTTTTTctaaatcaagagacacggtagtgtctcgcgccaagtacacgcggagcgagaccgaccgtgactcttttacgcgacgcgacgggttgcgagtacccgagatgttgagatctcgataacgagtgaacggatcaagttctaagtaggcttgatcgatagcttggggtccaattaggggggggtttctcttataatattccgctccgtgccctacgagcggagatattgcgacgcaaagtccaaatgtgaaaattttttattaagatacttcttcttcttcttcttctacttctaacgccgacgttatatgatgacgtcataatcagaaacgttactttcactttttcgacgctggcggcgcaggtatcgccagtttcgatatcgcgcgcgtatttcgaaattaggtcgatagacttatcggtcagaggaagatttctatttaggtaaattaagtatatacttatataatatatattgagtcaattgcttcatgtttatctggagagatttcgtatccttacatcgtattaccaccgctgccggaaaagaaggttctctacgcttggcagaaagtgccgctagggaatttttaagtcgattcttatgaatcaagcttgaattcgatgtctaggtatcccaggttgccgatgacgaggtccagatagtgcgcttcatagttttcggtgtccaggtgtaataatacgttgaattcgatgtctacgtgttccaggttgccgatgacgaggtccacatagtgcgctccgtagttttcggtgtctacgtgtattaataccttgaattcgatgtccacatgtcccaggttgccgatgacaagatccagatagtgcgctttatagttttcggtgtccaggtgtaataatacgttgaattcgatgtctacgtgtcccaggttgccgatgacgaggtccagatagtgcgcttcatagttttcggtgtccaggtgtaatcgtacgttgaattcgatgtctaggtgtcccaggttgccgatgacgaggtccacatagtgcgcttcgtagttttcggtgtctacgtgtattaataccttgaattcgatgtccacatgtcccaggttgccgatgacaatatccagatagtgcgcttcatagttttcggtgtccaggtgtaatcgtacgttgaattcgatgtctaggtgtcccaggttgccgatgacgaggtccacatagtgcgctccgtagtttttggtgtctacgtgtattaataccttgaatttgatgtccacgtgtcccaggttgctaatgacgggatccagatagtgcgcttcatagttttcggtgtctaggtgtaatcgtacgttgaattcgatgtctaggtgtcccaagttggcgatgacgaggtccacatagtgcgcttcgtagttttcggtgtccaggtgtaataatacgttgaatgcaatgtctaggtgtcccaggttgccgatgatgaaatccacatagtgcgctccgtagttgtcggtgtctacgtgtattaatatcttgaaattgatgtctaggtgtctcaggttgctgatgacaaggtccagatagcgcgctccgtagttttcggtgtctagatgtaataatacctcgaattcgatgtctacgtgtcccaggttgccgatgacaaagTCCACATAGTgtgcttcgtagttttcggtgtttaggtgtattaataactttaaatctgaatgtaggacacgtagatatcgaattcgaggtattaatacacgtagacaccgaaaactacggagcgcactatgtggacctcgtcatcggcaacgtgggacacctagacatcgaattcaacgtattattacacctggacaccggaaactatagagcgcactatctggaacccgtcatcggcaacctggaacacgtggacatcaaattcaaggtattaatacacctagataccgaaaactatgaagcgcactatgtggacctcgtcatcggcaacctgggacacctagacatcgaattcaagcttgattcataagaatcgacttaaaaattccctagcggcagaatcaagagactcggtagtctcgcgccaagtacacgcggagcgagaccgaccgtgactcttttacgcgacgcgacgggttgcgagtacccgagatgttgaaatctcaataacgagtgaacggatcaagttctaagtaggcttgatcgatagcttggggtccaattaggggggggtttctcttataatattccgctccgtgccctacgagcggagatatttcgatgcaaagtccaaatgtgaaaattttttattaagatacttcttattctatctacttctaacgccgacgtcttatatgacctttttcaaaaaaaagggtaaaaaaaggtaaaaaaatgcgccaagtacacgcatagtagtatatatgtattatgttgttacctcgaaaaaaacaaagtggtagtattatacctcgaaataacaccctgtacatactgtttatacaatgcgtaatactacaaaaaggcatgatatctgtacaaaattaccttttttaaaaaaaaggtaaagaaaggcgccaagtacacgcatagtagtgtatatgttgttacctcgaaaaaaaacagtggtagtattataccttaaaaaaatctaagtaacaagtggtagacgaaatctttgtatcttgaaaaatctcgaaaaaacctaaacagtagtatcttcatctcgaaaaaaaacaaagtagtagtattatacctcgaaaaaacctaagtaacaagtggtggacgtaatctttgtatctccaaaaatctcgaaaaaacctaagcagtattatttttatttccaaaaaattattactcaagtgatacacatcacaaaattacgttaccttatcaaaaaatgagtcgcgcttcaagtgatctattattacaattacaaaaaaaaaatgatatctttttttaaattacagcgccaattacagagaacatatatttttcaagatacaaaaattacgtctaccacttgttacttaggttttttcgaggtataatattactactggttttcttcgattagattaaaaaattgaatcatgaagaattacacagaggtaacagtacaaaatacaaatattttattaaaatatttaaacccaacaagggaatacaaggtatttaaatacaaagtttatatatgtattttaaaagatttaatcgcattgCAAAGatttacagaggtaacagtacaaaaaataaaaatattttattaaaatacataaatttttcttgtcaaaaaacttggcgctgctagacctcaaaattaggtcagcctggtgtgtagcagcgccaagttttttgacaagaaaaatttatgtattttaaaaaagtatttttattttttgtactgttacctctgtaattctttgcaatgcgattaaatcttttaaaatacatatataaactttgtatttaaataccttgtattcccttgttgggtttaaatattttaataaaatatttgtattttgtactgttacttctgtgtaattcttcatgattcaattttttattctaatcgaagaaaaccagtagtaatattatacctcgaaaaaacctaagtaacaagtggtagacgtaatttttgtatctcgaaaaatatatgttctctgtaattggcgctgtaatttaaaaagagatatcatttcttttttgtaattgtaataatagatcacttgaagcgcgactcattttttgataaggtaacgtaattttgtgatgtgtatcacttgagtaataattttttggaaataaaaataatactgcttaggttttttcgagatttttggagatacaaagattacgtccaccacttgttactcaggttttttcgaggtataatactctactttgtttttttttcgagatgaagatactactgtttaggttttttcgagatttttcaagatacaaagatttcgtctaccacttgttacttagatttttttaaagtataatactaccactgtttttttttcgaggtaacaacatatacactactatgcgtgtacttggcgcctttctttacctcttttttaaaaaaggtaattttgtacagttGTCTCTActgtaataattgataaaaagacatctttgagatattaatttatatctctaTAATCTGATCTCAAATGTTTCTGCTGGTGTaacatataaatcttttaacgtttattaacatataattacatCATATGTTAACAAAACTCGAATATATCTGTTTGAACTTGAAATTCGGATAGCTGCAAGATGACTCATGCACCTTGACGATAATGCAAATCGTTAATAAGCACATAGTGCAATATTTGTTTACTATaggtttttaaaattagtatAAACATCCTCTAATGTTAAGCATTGTTTATATCACACCGGCGAGATAGAGAATTAATAATCTTCAGAGAGCACAAAAGAAGATActtgaaatttgaatatcgACATAACTCGCGTATTCGGACTTGAATTAATTTACCGACTTTAACAACATTATCCATTCACGAAGCACAACTCTCGCGTCGTCAGTTTTCGTTGTCTTCAGTCATGTTACGGACGTAGCTTCGGATGTTACCTTAATTACTTACCCAATTATTCGGCACCGTAACTGTTCCATTCGGCAGCACCTTGCCTTTATGCCATACGTAATAGTCGGTGTAAGGTTCTATGCTTTGCAAACTTTTTTGGAACCATTCGTGTTGGTCCGACGAGTGATTAGGAACAAAATccatgataatttttattgacgcgTTATGCACGGCCTTTGTGAGCGCCTCGAAATCCTTCATAGTTCCAAACGTCTTGTCGATGTTGACAAAATCGGAAACATCATAGCCAAAATCGGCCATCGGGCTCGGATAAATCGGAGATAACCAGAAAGCATCGACATTGGACTCGGTGAAATGTTCCAATTTGCTCATAATACCTGTATACAAAAACTTTTGAATTCTAttgtatttacgaaatatttctctgCTGGTCTTTTAATGTGCgattaaatacatatagataaacgtttaattttcCGAAcgtatttaactttttcttacaaatgttttttaatcgatttaaattGTCAAGGTATAactcaatataaaatatgaaaaatttacaacaaataatttatttatttagaaatatccgaagagaagggggggggggaattgATTCATTGAgtcaaagattttttttaatcgattctttatttaacaaaGAATTTGTTGTTGAAAGTAAAAGCtgtaaatttctaaaatatctaaatttttaaaacattttttaaacatctaAATACGTGATAACTGTATAATAACGTAACTGTAATAACGATATCTCTAACTAAacgcgaaagagagaatacgataatttattcacacttattgtttatttttttaaatgctactttatcttattatttagatttagaatgacatatttttactttatatataattgtattgctCTATATTATCTCTATATTATGGAAAttatcccacacagcacataatattgcagaaatattgcagtaatattgcaatatagtgaaaatattacgtattacaatgaaatatttcagaaatattactgatgtattacacgtttttaaataatattgaaatattacagtaatattgctgcaatatattgttgaaatataatactttaagtagcaaaataatgtcaaatgacattttaatgacatcttattgacgtcattaagacgttattaaggTATCACACAATCATACGTATTGCACAGATAATATATACCAGTTAAAGAATTTTGgactgaaaaaaagaaaaatctaaataaaaaaatgtgataaaatcAAAAGAGACTGACTTGTACTTTTGGGGAATAAAAGtgattaagataaattatataagtggtggtatttaattttataatttgttatttgttttgtaataataataggtaattatatatacaattaatttttaattaagagccagtaagtaaattgataataaaataaatggataaaatttaaaatttatatttcttatataatcaatattaaacttttcaaattacGAGTTTGTCACACGGATAAACAGAACGTTTCTGAGTGCGTAAGTGGAGGGAAGAACGCTGTGTGGCTATGCGCTTTGGTCGCAGCACCGACCCCCACCATTCCCGGTCTTCTCTTGCTGTCTCTTGCATGGCTCCGTGGGACCACGCAATCACGTGTACGACACCGCACAGAAACAATCGTGTTAATTTcaggtaatttttctttatttaataaatattgttcacacaaatatttttaaaagtatttttgtataattattactaatatgtacattgaacatatatatttagcaatttgtctttaaatccaaaaataGAGATTACGTGGCATAATGGTCTGCAAAAACCCcgttaatatcataaaaatcattttaatgaccatcttaaaatacatatatttgcctTTATAACCTTATTGAACGAGTctctaatgaaattatttattaacggctTCATACTTAAATCTTGATGCTAACTtaacctcaaaatttttaacagtttaatcCAACTGGAGCCCTTAGTTGGAGATACGTGATAGAAATATGCCGATCCCAAATCTCCTAAAAAGcagtttaatcattaattaaatgatttaaccataattatttaaccacttacataattttataataattattgttcttaTGCTATATGTTACAGTATTGCTTTCCATCAGTGGATGTTCATGCAGTCCAGAGCAGCACCAAGTAGTTTGATagcaaaagatttatttattagatatgtaagtaagaaaaagttaaatttgatataaaccatactttccaatattaatcgtcaatACTGAAAATCCAAAGTATACGTGTAACATCAACtacagattttcagtataCATAGATAGTGAATATTACAATACAGATTCATACTTAACctacttttatgtttaaaatatatagaagttCGGCTCGAGCCGTCATACGAGTCGGACGTGTTAGTCGGTGCTCTTATTTGTAGTATTTAACCTCACGTATTAGGATCAAGTTACGGGTGCTTAGTTGTGGaggtttaatttatacattcgGGTGGGCTCTGTTTAAATAAATCCCTTTTTACTGCTCCCCCCTCGGAGGGGGAGCGATATAATTGGGCTAACAAATAAGCCTTCGTATGGAATCGGACTCGGCAAACGACACGCGGTCGGTGCAAGACGAGGCCCTATCGGGTGAAGAAACACAGTCTGTTTCCAACAAAAGACAAAAAACGTGTTTGAACGAGAAGATTTTCGATGCGTTTGCAATGAGCGTTTCTTCAGGGGGGACCTGGCATGAGGTGAAATATCGAGGAAACCCTGCCTCCAAGAGGTTAAGAGAGGAAGAAATTTTAAGACGACGCAATATCGACACGGAGACACGTGCGTCTCGTAATGATATAGAGATGGAAGTGATTGACGATGAGGAATCTCAGGAATTAAATCAGGATCCGTATAGTAATTTTGGTGATATTAGTGTTAATGATCCCCCCTTACCGTCCGTACATTTAGGCTGTGA
Coding sequences within it:
- the LOC139823497 gene encoding alpha-glucosidase-like; translated protein: MNGVITLCTILLSSNLAYGETSPKWWQSMSLYQVYPRSFKDSDGDGVGDLKGIMSKLEHFTESNVDAFWLSPIYPSPMADFGYDVSDFVNIDKTFGTMKDFEALTKAVHNASIKIIMDFVPNHSSDQHEWFQKSLQSIEPYTDYYVWHKGKVLPNGTVTVPNNWVSN